GGCCACTTTTGCCAGGacctctgtgtatgtgtgtgtggggggggggtGTCGACGGCGGGGTTGGGAGCACATCAGGTCACATTAAGCTTCTGTGTCATATTTGAGCATGAATACATTGTAATATGTTCTTACTGCTGAGAATGACCTTTCAGCAGATACTGTTCATATTGTATGTTTTCATTGTGGACTACTGTATAATTAatgaaactatatatatatatatatatatatatatatgagactatatatatatatatatatatatatatatatatatatatatatactaatactaatatttgtaacatttcaaaattatttgtgtAGCATATTTGACAAGAAAATTTGGTCTTACTTATTTAGTtatctatttattcatttatactaTTTCTTATCAATAAACTTTCCTTCTTTTAAAAGTGGGAAATGCCTAGCATTTTAGgggtgtgtgtgcatgtgttatTTCAGTTCAGTATCAGTTCTTCTCTAAAATGGGGCTGAGCAAACAGCCATCATTAACAAAAGAAGATAAGCTCTATATTTCCGAGTAAGTTAAAACTTAGTGTCTGTACACTGCTGTAATGTGAGATTTCAATTTTTATTcaagtgtattttttatattgtgaagagcagtgaaaatgttttatttatttatttatttatttttctcacaataaTCTGTTTATTTGGCACGTTTCAAAAGTTAAAGAGTCCTCTTGGTCTAAAGAGTTTTCcctttttttgactttttgtgcCTTTATTTAATAGGACAATGTAGATATCAGAAGGAAAGCACATGGTGAAGAGAGGGGAATAAGGTCAGCGCTAATGCCAGAGGCTATCAGCTCTGACCTTCCTGCTTGTTTTGAGTTATAGTGCTTCAGACAGCTGTGAATGCATTGTCCAGTTGTGGTGGATTTGAACCCCCTGTGGGGTGGCATCCCATCCAAGAATTCTCAATCACTGCATTATCACTTCCAACATGTGTCTGCTAGATTGTAGTGCTTCCTTGGCTgcacaacattaaaataacactcaCAAGTTACTCTTTGCAGTTATAAAGTTTATTAGCAGCCAGCTGAGAGCTACTTCAGACACAGCTGAGCAACTTAACaacacagaaaaataaacatgcattaataCCTTGCAGATTATGTTAAGTATACTCAAATGAGATGTGCATGTGCTTCATAGCATTCTATATTCTAGTTGGTTATACTCATACTGACCTGGCTTGCAgctgacattattttcataaaatatagaCTAAGAAACAAAGCCTATGATGAGATTTTTTGATAATAGGTTAGGCTATTACCCCACTTCAGTGATGCAAAGACAGTGGCCcagaaaaacttaaaaagctATGTACCTGTTCAGTGTCATGACTGTTAATGGTTAATTGCAGAACaacatttgctttgtttttaagaCATTCAAGCTAATATTACTGCTATTCAAACAATGTAGACACCTCCTTGCTATAGTccaattcattatttaatttacagtcgCCATAATGGTGATCAGTGTGATTCATGGTGACTCTTGACAACTTATGTAAATGTTTCTCTCGATGCTGTAACTGTGTGTTTATGAATCAATTATGTGGTCACATAACCACCTGAttcactgataataataatttactggGGGCtgttgtggcctaatggttacaGAGTtggacttgtaacccaaagcTTTGAGTCTCAGTACTGACAGGGATTGTAGGTCCACCCTCAATACGACCACTGAGGTGAGACACTTGAGCAAGCCACCAAATCCCCAACGGCACCCTGGGCACTGCAGACAATATGGTTGCCCCATGAGTGACACCATTCTTGGCCACACATtatgtcctttcctttcctttcctttttttaattgtatttagtGTTGATTTACTGTTAGCATATTATCTGGGAAAGCATTTAAATGCATCAAATTCATAATTACAACTTCAAAATTTCCATCTTAAAATAGTGCAAAAAGTGCAAAACTAACCAGTTTCCTAGCATTGTTTtctatgatgtgcaacacaaacaccttcatgaccctttaaagaCCAGATGAAAATAATCTGGACCTGCTGATATCTGACTGTTCTGCCTACATAGCAGATTCCTAACctcattttgttttacaaaacaatagTCATAAAACTGAGCTGAAAGGGCAGCATTGGCAGACCTACCTGACCCTCCATTGTGTTATCCTACTAATCACACTCGAGGGGACATTAAAACAATTCACAACCAATTTAGTGAGTAGCGAGGTTTAATTTGGGTTGCTTATTTGGATTATGAAatttactgtatgattttactGAAGTGTAGCTCATGTCCAAGTGCAACTGAAGTGTGTTGGATGACATTTTATTGCTGAACATTTCCTGGGAAAACTTTCTTTGTACTGTTGGTGTGCTGCCAGGAATAGGGCTGGGACACACTGGTGTAAGACATAATGAAACCTAATTTTACTAaagtaaaagtatattttaaacaaacaaacaaacaaacaaatatggtTACATTGATTCCTAGGTCTATTAACAAATACATTCTTGAAAAATTACTGAATTTTGAAGAAACAAGTTATATGTAATCAAACGTCATCAACATATGTTTTCAATATATAGCATCAACATATACATGATCACATAAAGGTATCCAAACTAATACTGTAAATACTTGACCAAACCAATATTTACTTACAATATTTACAAGTGTGATCCATTGCTGATCCAAAttgacaaaacacacaaacactcacataTGTTATTTCCTCTCATATTTTTTCTTCCCTGACAAACTTCCTGACATTTCCTGTCACCCTAAGCTCCATTGTTTTCTCCTCACAGGTGAGCTCATATTGCAGATGGTGCAGTCAGTTCAGGTGATTAAACACtgtctttccttttttcttcaCTAAGCACGAATCCTGAGACGGATCCAGGGCTGCCCGGGCGGCTTCATCAAATACTGTCTTAACGTCCTTCTGTGTTGATGCTGAGAACTCCAGATAATTCACAGCTCCTATTTCTTTAGCCACTGTCATGCCTTGATGGTAACTGATGGgggtttgtttgttctttttcagCTGTTCAATGGTCTCCTTGTCATCTCTCAGATTAAGTTTAGTCCCGACTAGAATGATCGGAGTGTCAGGGCAAAAATGCCTGACCTCTGGATACCACTTTACACAGACGTTCTCAAATGAGTCTGGATCCACAAGAGAGAAACAGATCAAAAACACATCCGTCCGTGGGTAGGCAAGTGGTCGAAGTCTGTCGTAATCCTCCTGTCCTGCTGTATTAAACAGTCCCAGGGTCAGTGGATTTTCATCAACCATCACAGTGACCGCATAATTATCAAACACAGCGGGGACGTATTCACTCGGAAAACAACTACAAGTATAGCTGATCAGGAGGCTGGTTTTGTCTGCAGCCGTGTCCCCCACGATCACACACTTTACGGTCTGCATCTGTGTTCACTTTGCACACTGTCCTGTTATCTGTGACTAAATCAATAAAATCTGCTCCGACCAAGACAATTCAACAACACAGCGACTCCACACATAAAAGATGTACATAGTCGATaagacaataaaaatgttaagtttCACTAAAATTTGACTAAGTAAAAATAGCTTACCAATGGCATGTCAACACATATGCTGCTGCTCCAGTTAAACAGCCACACCTCAAGGGTCAAAGAGTTTTCATAGattttatagcattataaaTTTTGTAAATCAGTTACCATTATGCATTCAAAACTGTGTTAAAATTCTACATGAACAGGAAggactgtttatttataatctGCCAAGGAAACACTGATTATTGTGAGAACACTCTGAACAAATGAAAGAATTAAGAatcatgcattatttttttctgcttacCCAGAGCGAAAATAATACACTTGTACATAATGAAATATACAGACAATAGGTTTTAAAGTATTCATCCAAATTTAGAGCTTatggattgtgtgtgtgtgtgtgtgtgttatgttcacttttcaagtgtgcacagtctcctgtgagggctaggtttacgTATaaggtaggtgtagggcgatagaaaatagggtttgtacagtataaaaccCATTACACCTacggaatgtccccataaaacatggaaacacaacatgtgtgtgtgtgtgtgtgtgtgtgagtgtgtgcattTAT
The window above is part of the Labeo rohita strain BAU-BD-2019 unplaced genomic scaffold, IGBB_LRoh.1.0 scaffold_148, whole genome shotgun sequence genome. Proteins encoded here:
- the LOC127158366 gene encoding ras-related C3 botulinum toxin substrate 1 is translated as MQTVKCVIVGDTAADKTSLLISYTCSCFPSEYVPAVFDNYAVTVMVDENPLTLGLFNTAGQEDYDRLRPLAYPRTDVFLICFSLVDPDSFENVCVKWYPEVRHFCPDTPIILVGTKLNLRDDKETIEQLKKNKQTPISYHQGMTVAKEIGAVNYLEFSASTQKDVKTVFDEAARAALDPSQDSCLVKKKGKTVFNHLN